A single Caretta caretta isolate rCarCar2 chromosome 2, rCarCar1.hap1, whole genome shotgun sequence DNA region contains:
- the CCDC126 gene encoding coiled-coil domain-containing protein 126 — protein MFLPFSRKNMSQKLSLLLLVFGFIWGLMLLRYTFQHPRHQTSAELREQILDLSKRYVKALAEENKNIMNGGNGASMAGYADLKRTIAVLLDDILQRLVKLENKVDYIVVNGSATNTTNGTSGNLVPVTTSKRVNAASNIR, from the exons ATGTTTTTACCATTTTCAAGAAAAAACATGTCCCAGAAACTGAGTTTGTTGTTGCTGGTGTTTGGATTCATTTGGGGCTTGATGTTGCTGCGCTATACTTTTCAGCATCCAAGGCACCAAACCAGTGCTGAATTGCGTGAACAGATACTAGACTTAAGTAAAAGATATGTGAAAGCACTGGCAgaagaaaataagaacataatGAATGGTGGTAATGGAGCCTCAATGGCAGGATATG CTGATCTCAAAAGAACGATTGCTGTTCTTCTGGATGACATCTTACAACGTCTGGTGAAACTGGAAAACAAAGTTGACTACATTGTTGTGAATGGCTCAGCAACAAATACCACCAATGGAACTAGTGGTAATCTGGTGCCAGTAACTACAAGTAAACGTGTAAATGCAGCAAGCAATATTAGATAA